A segment of the Corynebacterium resistens DSM 45100 genome:
GAAGCTGAAAGCTGTGGGTGTGGATGCGGTGTTCGCGCCCAGCCCTCGCGAAATGTATCCCAATGGTCCGCGCACAACCATTCACCCAGGTGAGGCTGGCCGGATCCTTGAAGGCGAGCACCGGCCCACTCATTTCGCTGGCGTGCTCACGGTAGTCAATAAGCTTTTCGCTATAACGAACTGCGATCACGCGTTCTTCGGGGAGAAGGATTACCAGCAGCTCATCCTGATCCAGCAGATGGTCACGGACCTCAACATGCAGGTCCAAGTCCATGGTGTACCGATCGTTCGCGAAGCTGATGGCCTCGCACTGTCCTCGCGCAACATCTACCTTTCCGACGAAGAGCGCGAACTCGCCCTCACCTTATCCGCCGCCCTCACCGCCGGTTCTTTCGTCGCTGACCGCGGGGCCGATGAGGTTTTGGCTACCGCCCGTTCCATTTTTGACGCCAAGCCGGACATCGAGGTCGATTACCTCGAGTTGAAGGGGCTGGATTTGGGGGAAGCGCCTGAGGAAGGCCCTGCCCGTCTGTTGGTGGCAGCCCGAGTGGGCACAACCCGTTTGATCGACAACGTGGGAGTTCCACTGGGAACGGGGTTCAAGGGCTTGGACGAGCAACAGCAGTAGGCGAGGAGGAATTGTAGACGGAGGGTATTGCGTTGAGCACCACCGTGGAACTCTCTGCAGGTGATTACCTTGCGAGCATCGATCTTCAGGGCGGGGGACTGCGGGGATTATGGCACCGCGGTCGCCCGCTAGTGCAGACCTACCCCGTAGGCGCACCTGTCCCTTTAAGCGCTGGGCAAGTGCTTGCACCGTGGCCGAACCGCACCTCAGATGGCGTGTTCGCAGTTGATGGGAACGTGTATGCTCTGCCGATCAATGAGCCCGCCCGCAACAACGCGATCCACGGAGTATGTAACACCGTGGAATGGGAGGTCGTGGAAGCCGAGGCGGCGTCGGTATCTAAAGAGGCTGGTGAGGCCGAAAACGACCGTGAAGACAAAGAAGCACGCGGTTCAAAGCAGATAAGCGAGGCAGCGCAACAGGTTCACGTGCGCGCGCAGGTGGGGCCACAACAGGGCTGGCCATGGCGCCTTGAAGTGGGCGCGAAGTGGTCGCTGCGGGCGGATGCGGGACTACGTGTGGAGTGGAGTGCCCAGAACCTAGGGGAGCACCGGCAACCATTCGGGTTGGGCTGGCACCCCTACCTCAGCGCATTGGGCGCACCACTCGATGAGTGCCAGCTACAACTACAGCCGGTAGAAACCTCTGTGCCTTTGGATCCGCAGAAAATGGTGCCATGCGGTGTGGAAGTACCGGTTGACGAGACGTGGGATCTCACCGGTGGCATACCAATGGCGGGGGTGCAGATGGATCATTGTTTCGGGGTGTGGCCACACAGTGAAGCGCCCGTAGCGCCCGCTCGATCCAGAAGTTCCGTGAGCTTGTTGAATGAGCGCGGTGAGGGCGTGCAGATGCGAGCCGGCGGGGAGTTCGGTTGGTATCAGGTGTACGTGGCTGATCCAGTAAACGGGGGAGGATACCCCGAGGTGGGGCGGGCAGTCGCCGTAGAACCCATGACGTGCCCCGCAGATGCTTTGCGCTCCGGGCGTGGGCTGGTGTGGTTGGAACCTGCGGAGAGCAGGGCTTTTTACGTGGAATTGCGCTGCATCGAGGGATGATTGCCCAACGGGGCGCGTGGGGCCCTTCCACCGATGAACTGATTTGTGGTCGGCGCGGGTTATGGAAAAACATTCTCGTCGGTTTAACATTTTATTTACCTGTTCTTAATCGAAAAGCCTGGGGTGAACCGGGCTGAGAACCCCCGATCACAACAAGGAGGTGCCCGACCATGACGGAAGGGCTGCGCCTAGATGCTTCCTGGGTGGATTACACGCTGGTCGCGCTGTACTTTGCCTTCGTCCTCGGAATTGGGTGGGCGGCGAAAGCTAAAGTTTCCAGCTCCATCGATTTCTTCCTCTCCGGCCGTTCCCTGCCCGCATGGGTTACGGGATTGGCCTTCATTTCAGCCAACCTCGGTGCAGTGGAAATCGTGGGCATGTCCGCCAACGGCGTGCAATACGGTTTCGAAACGATGCACTACTTCTGGATCGGCGCGATCCCAGCCATGGTGTTCCTCGGCATCGTGATGATGCCGTTCTACTACGGCTCCAAGGTGCGTTCCGTTCCAGAGTTCATGCGCCGTCGCTTCGGTAATGGCGCTCACTTGGTCAATGCGCTTTCGTTCGCTGTGGCACAGCTGCTGATCGCCGGCATTAACCTACTGCTGCTGGCGAAGGTTGTGAATTCCCTGCTGGGCTGGCCATTGTGGATCACCCTGATTGTCGCCGCCGTGATTGTGCTCAGCTACATCACTTTGGGTGGACTATCTGCAGCGATCTACAACGAGGTCCTGCAATTCTTCATCATTGTCGCCGCGCTGCTGCCACTGACCCTCATTGGACTGCACAATGTCGGCGGATGGAATGGTCTGAAAGAAAAGGTCGTGGATCCCAACCACTTCCACACGTGGCCTGGCACGGAAATCTCCGGCTTCGATAACCCAGTGGTTTCTGTCATTGGCTTGACCTTCGGCCTTGGCTTCGTACTGTCCTTCGGCTACTGGACCACTAACTTCGTAGAGGTTCAGCGTTCCATGGCCGCCGATTCGCTGTCTGCCGCACGCAAGACCCCGATCATCGGTGCGTTCCCCAAGATGTTCGTCCCGTTCATCGTCGTTATCCCCGGTATGATCGCCGGCGCGACCGTCACCCCGCTGGTGCGGGGCTCGGCTCAGCCTAATGATGCGATGCTGTACCTCATGCGCGATATGCTGCCGAATGGCCTGCTGGGCGTGGCACTTGCCGGATTGCTCGCAGCCTTCATGGCCGGCATGGCGGCCAATATCTCCGCCTTCAACACAGTCTTCAGCTACGACCTGTGGCAGACCTACGTGAAGAAGGATCGTGAGGATGATTACTACCTGCGCGTCGGTCGCATCGCCACCATCGTTGCTACCGTCATCGCTGTGTTCACCGCACTGCTGGCAAGCAACTTCGGCAATGTGATGGATTACCTGCAAACCCTGTTCGGCTTCTTCAACGCGCCACTGTTTGCAACCTTCATCCTGGGCATGTTCTGGAAGCGTATGACCTCCACTGCCGGTTGGGTTGGTTTGGTTCTGGGTACCACCTCCGCGATCGTCTACTGGGCAATCGCCACCTTCAGCGGCACGGAAATCGCGTTCTTCAACCTGCCTGGCCAGGGCACAGCATTCGTGGCTGCCTCCCTCGCGTTTGTTGTGGACATCGTGGCATCCGTCGTCGTCTCCCTTGTCACGAAACCAAAGCCGGATAGCGAGCTGGTCGGTTTCGTTAAGTCCGTGACCCCCAAGGAACACCTCATGGATGACGCCGAGGCGTCACTACCGTGGTATCGCCGTACCGTGCCACTTGGCATCTTGTGCCTTGTTCTAGCCCTCGGCCTCAACATCATCTTTGCCTAAACCCCTAAGAGAGAAAGAAGGAGGGAAACAATGAGTAAGTTTGCAACGCGAGCATTTGATATCCGCAACGTCATCGGCGGTTTGCTGGGGCTCTACGGGTTGATTCTCTTGGCCAGCTTTGGGTTCTTGGATCCTGGTATCGACGCCAGTACGGGCCAACCTAAAGACAACATTTATAACCTCTACGCCGGTATCGCCATGGTGGCTGTGGCAGTAATCTTCTTCGTATGGGCACGCCTCTCGCCTGTCCGCGCGGACGAGGGTATGGCCTCCGCTGAAGAAATCGAGCGTATTGAAGGCGCGAACCTCTAACTCGCGAGCTTCACACAGCGTTCTAATCGGATGTGGCTACGCCCATCAGGAATGTGGTGAAACCCCAGGCGTAGCCCCGCCAATCTATTGCAACGGAAAGGGATGGTCCACGTGGCCAACAGCGCACAACCGCTGGAAAATAACCAAGAAAACCAAGGCGGTGTGCGTGTCACACGTACCACCCTGGCCGACGGTCGCGAACTAATCTATTTCGATGATGATCCGGCGTATGTTTCGGGGGAAAAAACCCGCCAACTGCATGATTCCCGTGAGCTTCCTGCAGCGCGGACGATTTCCGAAATGCGCCGCGATCCGTTGACGGGACAGTGGTATGCCTACGCGGCACATCGCATGAACCGCACTTTTATGCCACCGGCGAATGAAAACCCTCTGGCGCCGACACGCCCAGGGGAGCTACCAACGGAGATTCCTGCCGACGATTACAACGTGGCTGTCTTCGAAAATCGTTTTCCATCATTATCCATGCACATGGACGTTGCTGAAGATTTTGCCACTCGCGTGGATGGGGAAGAGCTTTATCCGCGGCTCCCAGCCAAAGGGCGCTGCGAAGTGGTCTGCTTTACCCCGGATGTGGAACTCTCTTTCCGTGATCTGCCATTCCGACGGGCGCGCACGGTCGTGGAGGCCTGGGCGCACCGCACCCGTGAACTTTCGCAGTTGCCGGGCGTGCGCTACGTCTACCCGTTTGAGAATCGTGGCGCGGAAATTGGGGTGACGTTGCAACATCCACATGGTCAGATTTACGCCTATCCGTACTTGCCACCGCGAGCTAAAGAGATCGCAGCACAGGCTGCCGCACACCGCCAGGAGACCGGGGAGGATCTATTTGATTCAATCCTGAAGGCCGAACAAGCCAGCGGTCGGCGCATCGTTTCCACCGGGGAACACTTCACTGCCTTCGTTCCTGCGGCGGCGAAATGGCCTGTGGAGGTCATGTTGTTCCCGCACCGCGCGGTAGCAGATTTCGCAGAGCTCACGGGAGAAGAAAAAGATGAGCTGACCCGAATGTACTTGGACCT
Coding sequences within it:
- a CDS encoding aldose epimerase family protein; protein product: MSTTVELSAGDYLASIDLQGGGLRGLWHRGRPLVQTYPVGAPVPLSAGQVLAPWPNRTSDGVFAVDGNVYALPINEPARNNAIHGVCNTVEWEVVEAEAASVSKEAGEAENDREDKEARGSKQISEAAQQVHVRAQVGPQQGWPWRLEVGAKWSLRADAGLRVEWSAQNLGEHRQPFGLGWHPYLSALGAPLDECQLQLQPVETSVPLDPQKMVPCGVEVPVDETWDLTGGIPMAGVQMDHCFGVWPHSEAPVAPARSRSSVSLLNERGEGVQMRAGGEFGWYQVYVADPVNGGGYPEVGRAVAVEPMTCPADALRSGRGLVWLEPAESRAFYVELRCIEG
- a CDS encoding sodium:solute symporter family protein; translated protein: MTEGLRLDASWVDYTLVALYFAFVLGIGWAAKAKVSSSIDFFLSGRSLPAWVTGLAFISANLGAVEIVGMSANGVQYGFETMHYFWIGAIPAMVFLGIVMMPFYYGSKVRSVPEFMRRRFGNGAHLVNALSFAVAQLLIAGINLLLLAKVVNSLLGWPLWITLIVAAVIVLSYITLGGLSAAIYNEVLQFFIIVAALLPLTLIGLHNVGGWNGLKEKVVDPNHFHTWPGTEISGFDNPVVSVIGLTFGLGFVLSFGYWTTNFVEVQRSMAADSLSAARKTPIIGAFPKMFVPFIVVIPGMIAGATVTPLVRGSAQPNDAMLYLMRDMLPNGLLGVALAGLLAAFMAGMAANISAFNTVFSYDLWQTYVKKDREDDYYLRVGRIATIVATVIAVFTALLASNFGNVMDYLQTLFGFFNAPLFATFILGMFWKRMTSTAGWVGLVLGTTSAIVYWAIATFSGTEIAFFNLPGQGTAFVAASLAFVVDIVASVVVSLVTKPKPDSELVGFVKSVTPKEHLMDDAEASLPWYRRTVPLGILCLVLALGLNIIFA
- the panC gene encoding pantoate--beta-alanine ligase, with the protein product MTSQDSDTTSSQPFTPGQARVYTEVNEISQLTRALRKAGRPVALVPTMGALHEGHLSLVKAAQTIPGVTVIVSIFVNPLQFAEGEDLDSYPRTLDADVEKLKAVGVDAVFAPSPREMYPNGPRTTIHPGEAGRILEGEHRPTHFAGVLTVVNKLFAITNCDHAFFGEKDYQQLILIQQMVTDLNMQVQVHGVPIVREADGLALSSRNIYLSDEERELALTLSAALTAGSFVADRGADEVLATARSIFDAKPDIEVDYLELKGLDLGEAPEEGPARLLVAARVGTTRLIDNVGVPLGTGFKGLDEQQQ
- the galT gene encoding galactose-1-phosphate uridylyltransferase, which encodes MRVTRTTLADGRELIYFDDDPAYVSGEKTRQLHDSRELPAARTISEMRRDPLTGQWYAYAAHRMNRTFMPPANENPLAPTRPGELPTEIPADDYNVAVFENRFPSLSMHMDVAEDFATRVDGEELYPRLPAKGRCEVVCFTPDVELSFRDLPFRRARTVVEAWAHRTRELSQLPGVRYVYPFENRGAEIGVTLQHPHGQIYAYPYLPPRAKEIAAQAAAHRQETGEDLFDSILKAEQASGRRIVSTGEHFTAFVPAAAKWPVEVMLFPHRAVADFAELTGEEKDELTRMYLDLLQRFDRFFEGVEKTPYIASWNQAPMGPERTNGRLHLQLFSMMRSPDKMKFLAGSESGQGAWISDTTPERIADRLVEIGES